Part of the Vigna radiata var. radiata cultivar VC1973A chromosome 11, Vradiata_ver6, whole genome shotgun sequence genome is shown below.
atcaatttataatatataagtgaatataAACATcgtcttataaattaattttataaaaaataatgatcaCGATCACAATGATGACGATCATGATCATGATCATGATCATGATCACGATCATAATGATCATGATCATGATCACGATGATGATAATCATGATCAGGAGAAAATTGAGtgagatataaaatttatattcttttttatatgacATCCTTAACTACATGTGTCAAATCCAGGTGATAAAAGcatctaattaaaataattcactTTAAAACAGTGGTGCATATTGAAGTATCCTTTTAGGTCagaccaaaataaatatttaaattataaattcatttgatTCCCAACAATTCGTAACACAGATACATATACTAGCATATTGGTTATTGTTaaagaaaagtaataaatattgatttttttaaaagtgaattttatttGCACGATCGAGTTTCACAATATAGAAAGAACTATagttaattatttgattttaatctttaaatatttgttttataaaattcatttagttAGTTGAAAAACTGGCTCTTTTCTTAGTGCTTCggtatattaaatatttatttgatatttttgtattttgacatcaaaagtaaaatatatgaatatttataatgattCGGTTAcactaaaagaatattttaattttatatcttatttatgAATAATGAGATATACTAATCGACCAATAAATTCAGAAGCTTCACTACGTTCATTACTTTTCTATAAAGAAATTATTCCTAATCAACATTCCAACTTTTGTGCGTATTCATTACTTAATTAATGAACTCTTATTATTATACACtccatcaatttctttttttcttccttttatttttaactttaccTTCATTTTCTATCacatcattatttatatttatcacatcctctcttttttttttttgccttttaTATTCCTTTTGAAACTTGTAGGCATAATGAACTATAATTTAGtcaactatttatatatatgacaaTCTTGGAATCATTTATTCGATGAATATGATAATTTGGATAATTTCTTGTCATAAAAATTGACATTAGCGGATAATAAAGACATCTCAAAACAATTGGATGCTTCAAAGTGTTCTCATCATGTGCCATGtcaattacatatttaaaaattacaaaattcttTTCCACGAGCATTTAGTTAAtacatgaattaaaaataagatttctTTCGAgaaactaacaaaaataaattataaacactaatttataataagtgaaagtttaaaaagtaaaatatttattagaagtGTAGgttgaacaaaattttacaaaatcaacacaatatTACAGTACAGTTAATAGATATATCAATCATATAATGAAATCAACTTTAAgtttagatttaattaaattttaaatattcataaattttgatattttaatttatgtttcataaaattcttttatataattaagtatttaaaattttaaatatttgtattaaattaatattgcatGGTGAACGTGTTAAAGGAAAAAGTGGAATGGGAGGGAAAGTGAAGTGCGACGTATGTGGGAAACCGACGAAGGGCTTCGCCTTCCTCTGCACGGCCTGCGCCTTCCAGATGCATCCATGCTGCGCCATGCTCAACACCGAGATCGACTTCCCTTCCCATCCCCACACTCTCAAGATCCTCCCCACCGCCTCCTCCGCCGCCGTCGACCCCTCCTCCTTCGTCTGCGCCGAGTGCAAGAAGCGCAGGTCCGGCAAGGTCTACCGCTGCACCGTCTGTGAGTACCACCTCCACGCCGCCTGCGCCAAGACCAAGATCAACGGCCTCCTCGCCAACGGCATCAGGCCGCCGCAGAAGCCCAGCGTGCTCGCCGCCGCCGCCCGCGTTGCCTCCCAGGTGGTGATTGAGTTCATCGGAGGACTGGTTGAGGGCATCGGAGAAAGCGTCGGCGATGTGCTTGTGCAGAACATCGCCAAAGGAAACACTGTTTCCCCCGCTAATGCTAGCCCCAAACCACGTTACAGATAATCCATTACTTCCCCAACAAAAAAGTTACTATCATTatacaagaaaatatttattctacaatatttgtttttctagaATGTGTCTCTCTCTGAATTGCAAAAGTggaaaaaagagaatatattCCTAATTTTCTAGATACATTCAATGTAGGCTATAATTTTCAtataggaaataaaaaataattgtatagtATTGATTGATGCAAATAGTGTTTGATTCTGTGTATATTTTGTTGTTGGTCTGTGGAGGCTActgtttcatatatattttccaGTTTTGCTTTTCCTATAAATTCAAGTGATTGTTATATTTATGTAAGTTGTAagatttcatatataaatattggatgatttgtcatttttataatatatttatttattcagctttttttttatggaggaaaaaatcattataagaGGTAGTTGTGCCTTTACAAAAATGATGCTtcacccaattaattaatttctaaatccTATCatgaaaaaactttaattaatgaATACATGAAAACAGAACTGATTAGCACTCATGATAAATCATATATTATCTGTCCAAGATATTATACTTTCTTTGCAATGTTATAGAATGTTATCTCCACACCAAAGCAAGCATAAATTCTTTGCAAAATACACTTATATGATTAcatttcaagaataaaaaatattattttgatacatctattttcttttttacatttatttgatattattttattttatttttttctttttaaaaacaaaaaaactttattattttatcatcattttatttttatgttcagtctaaaatgaatgtaaaagtgtgtcatgataCGATATTATTATCGAATAACACATGCTCtgtctccttttctttcttgaaaagaACCAATGTCCTTGTTCCATTCAGTGGTAGGATTCCTCTTTAAGACAAATTGACCTTTCATGGAACTCTGTCTTCAAATACCTTCCATGCAAGTCTTGTCACTTTCATTGCATTCAGTTGCATATGACCAACATTTCTACTTCTAAATGCTCTATCCCTTTCAAGATTTTACAAAGTAAACTAAGtcttttattatgtattattaagAGACTCTAATATCATTAATAAGTGAgagtatatttaatttaatctcatCAAATTCGTTTACTAAGGGAAGTTTACCCtttctatatattataattttaatttatttataattgatgtGAAATTTTCAAGATACGTTAAAATTTCTAATAACTCTATATCAAACCTATATTAtgctattttaataattttcacttATTTTGTTAATCCTTACTGTACATAAGGTCTAGGTGGttggtaaaatattaattattttaagcatGTAGATGGATGTTTGTTTCCGATTCAAGTAATTATGTGAATTACTTAAAATTGTGCGActtgcaaaatattttttttcgcATATTCTTTTAAACAGATTATTGAATAACcgtttcaataaattaaaaaatcaaattgactataaaataatttatttatagtaaagccatacttattataattttaaattgccTACCTATATTAAAACTTATACCATAACAAATTATTGAAAGTAAAACCTTTGTGCATAACATATATTGAAGTAAATTGTATACCTTAGGTGTTTTATGTATAAAAGTATGTCTAACTTTTCTAAAGTATAAgcaagttaaataaaattaaaaataacaaaaataatagtaCTAACActaataaaacacaatttaaaaCATTCACCCAAAGTTGTATGTATTGTATTTAATTGCTTGCTTGAACTTGAACTAGTTTGAATGTAATAATTCTGCATAATGCACAGAAGACAACAACATGAACTGTAATTCCCCCATATATACAAATAGAATGTTATCTAAAAGATAAAACTATTCTGAGAGATAAACTAATCTTGTTTAGAAGACAAAATTGATCTTACTAAGAGAgattaaagatatatataatcacTATCTAAGCGCTGCTTGACTCAGTTACCAGTAGTCACCACAGGAGCAAATGCCATGCTGAAAATGATGGAACCGGTTTATATCTCTGATAACAATTTCTCGCTTCACAATTTTTGATATAAACTTTATAACAGCGTGACAATCTACACAAATCCGAAGATTTTTAATGATACGAATAGAACATGCAGGTGGAATATGTATCAGTCCAAAAGCCAGTGCCAATCTTTCACTGTGCGCCCACAAGAGACGTTCCTTTTCATCATCCTCCACATTAAGCAGAACAACACTACAATCAGGAACATACCCTGCCTCCCTGCTTTTCTTGTTTAACCATTCAAGCATTGCATATATTAGTTTAATGTCGGGATGAGAGGTGTCTCCGACAGTGAAATAATGAACTACACCTTGGTTCTCAACCCAGCTTAATCCTGGTTCCTTCTTTACTTTTAtccttttcatgttttttctaaCAGAAGCAACTCTGTCCCATCTCCCTTCAGTGGCATACATGTTTGACAGGAGTACATGAGTTGCATCATCATGGGGCTCCATCTCAAGTACGTGCTGTGCACAAACCTTACCCAGATCAAGATTCTTATGGATAACACAAGCACCAAGCAGTGCACGCCACACCATAACACTGGGCTGAAATGGAATTTCTCCAATGAGGTTCTTTGCTTCATCAAATTGGCCTAATCTTCCAAGAAGCCAAACCATGCAAGTATAATGTTCTATGCATGGTTCAATGCCATAGTCCTGTAACATTGACCTAAAATGAGTTCGTCCTTTGTCTAACAACCCTGCATTGCTACATGCAGAAAGGACACCAACAAAAGTGAGTTTATTTGGTTTACAATTGGTTTTTTGCATCATATCAAATAAGTTTAGAGCCTCCATACTCAAGCCATGCATAGAATATCCACAGATTATAGCATTCCACGAAACTTCGTTTCGTTTATTCATCTTATCAAATGTTAGCCGGGCATCGTCAATTCTACCACATTTAGCATACATGTCTATCAATGAATTAGCAACCACACTATCCTTGTTATACATGGTTTTGATGGTTAAGGAATGAATTTGACGCCCTGGCTCTAATGAAACTAAACTGGCAGAGGCACGCAGAACACTTGAGTATGTCACTTCTGTTGGCTGTATATCATATCCAagcatgtttgaaaataaatttaaagctTTCTCCCCGTCCCCTAACTGAACATAACCAACAATTATAGTATTCCAAGTTACCTCGTTTTTCTCTTCTGACCTAATGAATAATTTGACAGAGTTTTCAATTTCACCACACTTGGCGTAAACATCCATGAGGGCATTTGACACAAACACATTTGAGTCAAGACCCACTTTCAGTACAGAAGAATGAATTTGTTTTCCCAAATTCAACGAAACCAGGGACGCACAAGCTTGCAGTACACTagcaaaagtaaaattattaggGACAACAGATGATTGCCTCATTCGACAAAACAACTCCAAAGCCTCCATACTTTTTTCACTTTGAGCATATCGCGCTATCAAGAGACTCCATGGAATAAGATCATCTTTGGGCATTTCCTCGAAAAGCTGCTGTGCCTCAGCAATCTCTCCAGACTTGGCGTACAGCTCTAGCAGCGCAGTGCCAACATAAAGATCCTTATCATAACACGCTTTCAAAGCACATCCACGAACACTTTTCCCAACCTCAAATGCTTCTAGACCAAGACAGGACTTCAGCGCAGCAGAAATCGTAAAATTATTTGGTGCGTACCCCATAGTCCTCATCTTGCAGAAAAGTAGCAATGCATCCTCATGGAAATAATTCTCAGCATAGCAAGTTACCATTCCAGTCCAAGACACCATGTCCTTACAATAAATGCCATCAAAAACTGCACGTGCAGCACCAACATTTCCACAGACAGCATAGGCACTAAGTAGTGCAGTCCCAACATACGCATCAGAGTGATGACCAAGCTTATAAACATATGCATGCACACTCCAAGATGTATCAGCCAGCTCCATTCTCACCAGCAACTTGAGAAGTGTCGTGAAAACAAACTGGTTCACCTCGTATCCTTCTCTGAACAACCTGTGTTCACCAATAGGATTGAATCATCTTCGAAGCGAAAAACCTTCTCATTCAATTTAGTCCATAAAGCCACTGGGATTGCAAATATCAGGGGTTGTTGGGTGAATTAGGGAATCCCTCGGAGCGGACCAAGGACTAATCCTTGAGATATTAAGACTCTATACACACATACCGGAGATCAAACCAGACCAACCATGCCACTCAAAACATCTCATCGTCTATAAGTCAATATATATCCAATAGTACTATAAACCCTTACAAATATACTATGAAAATAAACTTATCCAGTTTGATAATGATATTCATAGTCACACTCAAACAATTACcaaaaattatctataattaaatataatttcataaaaaatataaattgcgacgaaaatttaaatatgaaaacatgAATTATATAAACTCAGGACTGATTCTGTGAGTCGTCAACAAATCAGTGATAATTCACACAAATAAcatgcattaaaaaaaatccgAAATCAATGCAGTAAAAATAAAGTTCCGGTTTTTGGGGTTCAAGGggtccttttattttttattggattgATTTACTAAGGACCCAACTAGCAAGCAGCAAACTTCCTAACTGGTTACTAGCGACCTAACTAACTAACTAGCAACTGGAATTGTGAAGACGCATACCTGAGAAGCAAGTGAAGGGCGTGATGAAATTGGCCTGAACTAGAGAAGCCATTAGCCAAGGTGACGAAAGAGGCAGTGTTAATGAGAGGCATTTCGTCGAACAGTTTGGAGGCGTCATCGAAGGATTGGAAGTGGACGTAAGTGTTGAGAAGAACGTTTTGGGCGAACAGATCCAAAGGGGTGCCTCGCTTGAAAATGTGACAGTGGAAGCTCTTCCCTGAGTTGGGGTTGCGATTTTGGATAGCTTGTTGGAGCATGGTGGCGTAGGAATAGGAATCCAACGCATCTTGGTGATGGAAATGAGTGGAATAGAAGCAGTTGGTGATGCTTTTGGCCTTGCCATGTAGCGCTACAAGCCTCAATAGCTTTGTATCATACACTGTTCTGATCATCAGAACTCTGTAATTTCTTCTATCCTTCTTCACTCTGTAATTTAACACTTTCCATTGGTTATGTTtaaactgtttttcttttttcaatgcATTActcttattaattaaaaataataaattgaaaaataaacaatttttatgtaGATCAAATGTAGAACAAGTCAAAATGGGACCATTCAACCCGCATAATCACTGTTTCATCAAAAAGaacttgaattttttaaatgtaacaaattttaaaattatctttaagaGAATGATGTGATAAgtgtattatttatatgttatttaaaattacgTGAAACTTAGGGATATTTtgcaaatttgataaaaaagaactAAGTTTGTATATCTTAAAAGAAATATCTGATTGAAAACTTTCGAAatgaaattaagtttttttattaatgttttgttcatgatacCCTAAGTAGTAATGTTATAATTACTTGAAATCTTTACAACATGACTTCATGCCTCTCCATGTTAAACTATTCATTTGGAAGAGTcaagcacttttttttttaagaagagTTTATAACACAATGTATTTAGCAAAGTAGTAAACTTCGatacttaaaaaatatgtaatgatatttttgtaaatattttgtcCAGCATAAAATATGCTGTGAGAGTATCCaatatcaattttctttttaaaatttcataaactatATCAATGTCCTCATCTTTTTTGTTGTGAAGATGTAGAGAGGttgattttatataaagttGATAACATGTGAAAAGTCAGATTTAATCCACTTTGCATAGATACACTgctttatcataaattttatcaaaacatACTTGTATAATATGTCAAAGCAAAACTCTTTAGAGAaatcatttctaaaatattcttCATATTTCTCAAGGTTTTTGTACTTTTATGATCTGCACAAAAATCAAGAAGAACTTGTATAAATTGAAGTATTTTATCatacatgcattaaatattttgaactttaataAACATTTAGTTGTATTATGTGTTcacaatattttatcatttatcaagtcattaataaataaatcatttaacaAAGTATATAGTTTCAGTGTAAAACATTAAGTTTTTATATGCAAAAGTTGTTTgtgatttataatatttataggttttttttataaaacatattttaagttttagtgTGTTTATTTGTTCCTAAGACATTgtttgttaaaatgttgtctCTTTAGATTATTATACACTAATTGTAAAACACATTTGGTAACACATATCATCTTTTAGAtgattctttaattaaaaaaaaaaaaaactttctttcaATATACTTGTCTATAAAACTTTGTCCTATAATCTAAAAAACATTATTGTaagcttatttttatttagaaaagatGTTCCaagtatatttcttttaaacactatttctttaaaacaatatttcatttaatactttcttttttaaatttcaaaactagaATCATTAGATGATTTAATCTCTAGAGAATCTTGtcttaaaattaacaataaaagaaatcaataaatttacatattttaaattgtttaccCTTTTATTTTGcctcttttttaaatatttttattttgcctCAGAGAATTTAGGTAAAGTATCAATTTCCAAGTTAATGAGAATTTAGTATTCTCAAAAAACTGTTCCCCTCTCTCCTTGTAGCCATCCtctatattataaaacatttgttaCAATTTCAATTGCCTTTAGTAATTTTATTCAAAGTTGTTTGGTCAAATAAGCAATGCAACGTTGAGGAAATATGGTAGCTGTCCGCCAATAAACATGCCTGCTTCCAGTCTCCAAACTCTTATGGCATGTT
Proteins encoded:
- the LOC106777228 gene encoding uncharacterized protein LOC106777228, which gives rise to MMMKSLRQVKKSKSYRLEKCSPEMEKHQFTAPSEQYSTGFVTKNSPPPTVEFPTSPQLIFGEEIVHLSHPQHPLSMVDLPDLFICVGCKEYGSGKRFVCQKCEFQMHDFCALAPPTLKAHPFHSQHSLFFHSKPGKSGMGGKVKCDVCGKPTKGFAFLCTACAFQMHPCCAMLNTEIDFPSHPHTLKILPTASSAAVDPSSFVCAECKKRRSGKVYRCTVCEYHLHAACAKTKINGLLANGIRPPQKPSVLAAAARVASQVVIEFIGGLVEGIGESVGDVLVQNIAKGNTVSPANASPKPRYR
- the LOC106777209 gene encoding putative pentatricopeptide repeat-containing protein At5g13230, mitochondrial; its protein translation is MIRTVYDTKLLRLVALHGKAKSITNCFYSTHFHHQDALDSYSYATMLQQAIQNRNPNSGKSFHCHIFKRGTPLDLFAQNVLLNTYVHFQSFDDASKLFDEMPLINTASFVTLANGFSSSGQFHHALHLLLRLFREGYEVNQFVFTTLLKLLVRMELADTSWSVHAYVYKLGHHSDAYVGTALLSAYAVCGNVGAARAVFDGIYCKDMVSWTGMVTCYAENYFHEDALLLFCKMRTMGYAPNNFTISAALKSCLGLEAFEVGKSVRGCALKACYDKDLYVGTALLELYAKSGEIAEAQQLFEEMPKDDLIPWSLLIARYAQSEKSMEALELFCRMRQSSVVPNNFTFASVLQACASLVSLNLGKQIHSSVLKVGLDSNVFVSNALMDVYAKCGEIENSVKLFIRSEEKNEVTWNTIIVGYVQLGDGEKALNLFSNMLGYDIQPTEVTYSSVLRASASLVSLEPGRQIHSLTIKTMYNKDSVVANSLIDMYAKCGRIDDARLTFDKMNKRNEVSWNAIICGYSMHGLSMEALNLFDMMQKTNCKPNKLTFVGVLSACSNAGLLDKGRTHFRSMLQDYGIEPCIEHYTCMVWLLGRLGQFDEAKNLIGEIPFQPSVMVWRALLGACVIHKNLDLGKVCAQHVLEMEPHDDATHVLLSNMYATEGRWDRVASVRKNMKRIKVKKEPGLSWVENQGVVHYFTVGDTSHPDIKLIYAMLEWLNKKSREAGYVPDCSVVLLNVEDDEKERLLWAHSERLALAFGLIHIPPACSIRIIKNLRICVDCHAVIKFISKIVKREIVIRDINRFHHFQHGICSCGDYW